The genomic window gggaagggtggctctcccttttaaggtggcttcctcttcccaagctaagcaaggtgagattattcagaggctcacacggtcgccgcccgacttttgcgtctttgccagcaggtaatagtggaggatgttcTCATCATTGACCATTAACTTTTCATAAAAGATATATCAAATAGCTGTAAAACCAATATTGTGTGAAAGTACTGAATGTAATGGCATAAGCTATACGGTCTAATTGTACttgtatattaattaattatcggTCAAAATCTTTTAGTATGACTTTTGAAATCAAAATACGCCTTACAAAATTGAACAGAGGTGGTAGTAGTAATTACCTCCGAATGCAACAGACCTCTCTGTAGCAGTTCACCTTTCAGTCTTAGTATGCCAGTATCATACTGTCATGCAATTTCTAGTTCCATAAtggattttcggacatatcaTAATAGCACTACATTGTTTCAGGATACTCCTTATTCCTTGCTCTGGTCATTGACCGGCTCCATAACTATATCAGAGAAGTACGAGGGCTCAAAAGAAATCTGGAGGCTGCGTCAAAGCTGAACAAGAGACTAGACGAAGCAAAGCTTCTTGGAAGCTCTGATGAGAGCAAGACATACCAGAAAGACATAGCTTCATTGAATGAGGAGATTAAGAAGATGAAACGTCAGctaaaagaaaaggcaaatGAGGCCAAGGATGCAGAGGCTAAAGCCCTAGCTGCCCAAAAGCAATCTGAAGGTCTAATGATTGAATATAACCACCTAGTGGAGGACAATAAGCATCTCCATGACCAACTGGAGTCAGCAGACCTCACGGTGTCACGTTCTGATGGCAAGAAGAATACTTAAGGATGACATGATCTCAAGGTAAACCTACTCCATAGCAAGGAGTCCAGTTGATGATATTCTAGCTTACGCCATTGAATGGTCCACACTCCACAATGCAAAAGCTTCTGGACGTCTGAAGTCAGCTGATGTTTGATGGACAAGTTGGTAACTGATAAATTCTCATACAAGTAGTCCCATCTTTAGTTGAATGTTCTGCTATGAGCCTATGACATACCAGATCCTCGAATAACCACCGAACCTCTTACGAAGGTACCCATAGATTGATAGATGTCCATCTGTAAAGATctccaaaaagaaaaacgtaCATGTCCCTGTGTAGATATCTGATACCACACATGGTCAACCAAATGTTATTT from Oryza glaberrima chromosome 6, OglaRS2, whole genome shotgun sequence includes these protein-coding regions:
- the LOC127775906 gene encoding uncharacterized protein LOC127775906; its protein translation is MIQLMFTVLTAEAAVAIALLFKTPVRKLAMLGLDRLKRGRGPVMVRTVAATVLVVLASSVHSMNKIRGRAAGELDGAGAGTLTPTDQVLLARHLLEASLMGYSLFLALVIDRLHNYIREVRGLKRNLEAASKLNKRLDEAKLLGSSDESKTYQKDIASLNEEIKKMKRQLKEKANEAKDAEAKALAAQKQSEGLMIEYNHLVEDNKHLHDQLESADLTVSRSDGKKNT